Genomic segment of Mucilaginibacter sabulilitoris:
GGTTACGATCTTGATATCTTTTGGTAACGAAGTCACCAGCTTGACTTCGGTATAGCCCAGGTCGGCCGCACCCGACACGACCTCGGCCTGGTCAAAGGCGAAAGTTTCACCCTGGGTTTTCTTCAGGTAATAGATATATTCCTTACCGCCCGATTTGACAACAGCATCAGTAGGTACAGCAGCAACATCCTGCTTACCGATATTGATCAGCGCCGATACGTACATGCCTTGGATCAGGTTATTCTTGGCAGACTGTTCGATTACTGCGTGTGCGATGATTGCTTTGCTGTCATTCTCAAAGGACTGGTTGACGCCGTAGATCTTCCCCGTGATCTCGCGGTTGTTCTGATTGGTCAGAATGAAGTTCACCAATTGGCCAGGCTTCACTTTGAATAAGTCTTTCTCATATACCACGAGGTCACAATGTACTTTTGAGTTATCTACAATGTTCATCAGTGATCGTGCCGGTTCTGCATAGGAGCCGGTTTGTATATCGATCTTGCCGATAATGCCTGAGATCGGCGCAAACACCGGTATCTGCGTAATGAACCTGCCCTTAGTTGCATTTGCCGGGTTAATACCGACCTGTTGCAACTGCCGGGCGAGCGCTGCCACTTTGGCCTGCTCACTACGGTACGCGCTTTCTGACTGTTGAAATACTTTGCCCACACCGGCATTAGCGGCGTTCAATTCTTTCTGCCGTTCATATTCCTTGGTGGCATAAGCCAGGCCGGCTTCCGCCGACATATAGTCCTGTTGTAACTGGATCAGTTGATTGTTTTCAATAGATGCCAGTTTTTGCCCTTTATTAACATGCTGTCCTTCCAAAACGAATACCTGGTTCACCACACCGCCCATCAGTAAGGTCACTTCCGCGCGGTTTTGCGGCGGCACTTCCAGTTGGCCACTGGCTTTTACCACTGATTTGAGGTTTTTTTGTTCGATGGTGCCAAACCGGATGCCTACAGCATTCAATTGGTTCTTGGTGAGCGTAATACCCGTTTCCGTTTTTGACCTTACCTTTTCCGTCGATTCAGGTTGTTCCTCTTTTTTGGGCTGCTGCGAGCAGGACAGCAGGCCGGTAACCACTGTCAAGCCCAGATAGATAATGATTTTATATTTATTGATTAATTTCATGATTATTTGCCTCCTTGATTGGTCAGGTAATTCAGTTCGATAACAGCTTGGTTGTAGTCGCGTAATGCAGTGAGATAATTCAGCCTGATGCTGAGCGCCTGGCCCATATTCTGGATGAACTCCACATAGCCGATCTCGCCCTTGCTGTAAGCAAAACGGGCGATGCGTACTTGCTCAGCCGCTTGTTTCAGGCCGCTTTCGTCGTAGTAATCTAAGGCGGCCAGGTATTTTTCAAGTTCTTGTAATTGCTGATTATACTGTTTGTTTAATAAAAGTGTAGCGTTCTGCTGTTCTGCTGCTGCGATCTGCTGGCCCACACGGGCCGCCTTCACCTTGCTGCGTTGTGCGCCAAAAAATAATGGTACGGCTACACCCACTTGAAACCCGCCGATGCGTGTGCCGGGAAAATAGTTTCGGTCGATATTGGCAGGGTTGAATGCACCGACCAAAAGTTGCTGATTATAGCCGATCTTCAGATCAGGCAGATAACGGCTTTGCTCGGCTTTTACCTGTGCATCAGCCAGGGTGCTGCGCTGCCGGTAATAATCCAGCTGTGGGTTTCGTGCAATTGCTGATGTATCGGCACCGCCATTGGTCACCAGTTTTTCAAGCGGAGCATCGACCGCGTCCGGTAATTCAGCAGTCGCCATCAGTTGTTGTAGCTCCCTGCGAGCAATCAGTACATCTGCCGCCGCCTGTTTGCCTGCCAGTGTCGTTTCCTTATAAGCGTTTACTGCCGATAGCTGTTCGAGGTAGGAGGTTTCCCCAGTCTTGTAGCGCAATGCAGCACGTTCCGAAAACTGCTTGTATAAGCTATCCTGGCTTTGCAGTTGCTTCCGTTTGTTACGTGCATGAGTTAGCTGGTAATAGGCGATCGTTACCTGTTTGACCAGTTCGCGCTCCGTGAGCACCCTTGCCTTTTCACTGACAGCGGTCTGTGCTTTCAGCACTTTCTTTTGCGCCGCGTAATAGGTTGGGAATGCAAAGCTTTGGCTGATGCCTAAACTGTTGTCAATATTGCCGCCCGAGGTCGGGTCTTGCGTTAGGTTGATGTCTGTTTTAGCCAGATCGAAAGCGGTGCCTTGCAAGGCCTGGCTTTGGCTCACTTCCAGTGCCGAACGCCGCAACTGTGGGTTGGCAGCTTTAGCACGGCTGATGGCTTCTTCCAAAGTAAGCGGTTTGCTTTCCTGGGCTTGAACATTACTGCTCATCAATAAGCCGCCTGCCAATAAGAAAATGGTGATTGTTTTTAGAGCCGTTCCCATGGTGTTAAAATTTTTAACGGGGTGATCTTTTGTGAATAGAATATAAAGGACAGGTAATACCAGCAACGTTAGTAAGGTAGCAGAGATTAAGCCGCCGATCACTACCGTAGCTAAAGGCCGCTGTACTTCCGCACCGGCAGTGCTGGAGATCGCCATTGGCAGAAAACCCAATGAAGCTACTGCCGCGGTCATGATCACGGGACGCAAACGCACTTCAGTGCCTTTTTTTACCCGCTCAATAATGTCGCTCACGCCTTCGGCAGCAAGTTGATTAAAGTAGCCGATCAGTACAATACCGTTCAATACGGCCACACCGAACAAGGCGATGAAACCAACGCCGGCGCTGATACTAAAAGGCATCCCGCGTAGATAAAGCGCGGCCACACCGCCGACAGCGGCTAAGGGTACTGCCGAGAAGATCAGCAGTGTTTCGCGCACCGAGCGGAAGGTAATGAACAGCAATACCAGGATAAGCAGTAATGCCACCGGTACGGCTACCGCCAAACGGCCTTTGGCTTCCTGCAAGTTCTGGAACTGGCCGCCGTAAGTAGTGTAATAACCGGCAGGCAGTTTTAGTTTACTGTCCAGCAGTTGTTGTATTTCCTTAACGGTGCTTTCTACATCACGGTCACGCACATTGAAGCCTACGTAGATCCGGCGTTTGCCATCCTCTCTACTGATCTGCGCCGGGGCATCTTCCAGCTTAATAGTGGCCACCTGGCTTAGCGGCACTTTATTGCCGCTGGGTAATGGCACGTAGAGGTTCTCAATGTTTGTGATGTCTGAACGCAGTTCGCGGCTCAGGCGTAAAACGATCTCAAAGCGTTTTTCGCCCTCGAAAACCACACCGGCCACTTTTCCGGCGAAGGCGGTGCTCAATGCTGTATTGACGTCTTCGATGTTCAACCCGTATTGGGCGATCTGGTGACGGTCATAAGCGACAGTCACTTGCGGCAGGCCGCTTACTTTTTCGATCATGGGTTCGCTGACACCTTTTACGCTGCGGATCAGCTTGGTTGTTTGTCTGGCCTGCGCCGTCAGTATGTCCAGGTCATCGCCATATATTTTAATAGCCACATCCTGCCGGATGCCGGTCATTAGTTCGTTAAAACGCATTTGCATTGGTTGGGTAACCTCCACATTAATACCGGGAATATTGGCCAACGTTTCTTTGATCTTTTCCATCATCTCTGCGCGGTTTTCGGCAGATGTCCAGTCATCTTTATCTTTCATGGCCAGCATCATGTCGCCCCGCTCGAACGGCATCGGGTCAGTTGGCACCTCGGCACTGCCGATACGGGTAACGATCTGGTTGATCTCCGGGAACTTTTGTTTGAGTAGCCTTTCGGCCTTGCCAAATGTCTCGATCACCTGGCTTAGTGATGTGCCTTGCATCATAGATATTTCTACAGTCAGGTCGCCTTCTTCCAGGGTCGGGATGAACTCGCCGCCCATACGGGAAAAGCCCCAAACGGCTAAAACCAGCAGCACAACAGACAATGTAACCGTCAGTTTCTTAGCATGGAGCACTGCGTTCAAAACAGGTGTATAGATGTGGTGCAGGCTATGTACCAACCGGTCAGATATATTCCACTTGTGTTCGGTCTTTTTGCTGAGGAACAAAGCGCTGGCCATAGGCACATAAGTAAGCGAGAGGATGAACGCACCTAAAATGGAAAAAGCTACCGTTTGGGCCATTGGCCTGAACATTTTTCCTTCAATGCCTACTAATGCAAAAAGCGGCAGGTAGACGATCAAGATAATGATCTCGCCAAAAGCGGCGCTGTCCCTAATTTTGGATGCCGCTGCATATACCTCACCGTCCATTTCTTCCTGGCTAAGCTGGGGTTTATGACTAAATTGCCTGTTGCCGGTTATGCGGTGCACAATGGCTTCCACAATGATGACCGCGCCGTCCACGATCAGACCGAAGTCTATGGCACCCAAACTCATCAGGTTGCCCGATACACCGAAGATGTACATCAGTGTTACCGCGAACAGCATGGCCAATGGTATCACCGAGGCAACCACCAAACCTGCCCGCCAGTTGCCTAAAAGCAACACCAGCACAAAGACGACGATTAGGCCGCCCTCGATCAGGTTGCGCTCTACCGTGCCCATCGCGCGACCTACCAGTTCGGTACGGTCAATAAAAGGTTCAATAACCACGCCTTCAGGCAGTGACTTTTGCACCTGTGCCATGCGCTCTTTCACGCGCTTGTTCACTTTGTTAAAGTTCTCGCCTTTGAGCATCAGTACCACACCGGCCACCACTTCGCCCTGGCCGTTGCGGGTGACGGCACCATAACGGTTGGCGCTGCCATATTGCACTTTAGCGATATCGCCGATGACTACCGGCGCATCGTCGCGAATTTTCACCACGATATGCTCAATGTCTTCCAGCGTTTTCACCTGGCCCAGGCCACGAATAAAGTAGGCGTTGCTGCGCTGTTCGATGTATGAGCCGCCGGTGTTGGCATTGTTGCGTTCGAGCGCGTTAAAGATATCGGTAACCGTGATATTGAGGCTGTTCAGTCGCTCATTATCGATGGCCACTTCGTATTGCTTTACATAGCCTCCCCAGCCGCTGATCTCGGCTACACCGGGGAGGCCCGCCAGTTGGCGGCGAACGATCCAGTCCTGCATGGTACGCAGGTCAGTCGCGGTATATTTCTTTTCGTAGCCCGCTTTGGGATGGATCACATATTGGTAAATCTCTCCAAGGCCGGTGGTAATAGGTGCCAACGAAGGTGCGCCAGCATCTTTGGGGATCTGTTCTTGTGCCTCCTTCAGTCCTTCGCTGATCTGTTGGCGTGCCCAAAAAATATCGGCGTTGTCTTCAAATACCACGGTGATCACCGATAGGCCCGAACGGGAGATCGAGCGTTTTTCGATCACCCGCGGCACATTGGCAATAGCTAGCTCAATGGGTGAAGTAATATATTGTTCCACTTCCTGCGCACCTAAAGTGGGTACCTGCGTGATGATCTGCACCTGGTTGTTGGTGATGTCCGGCTGGGCATCAATGGGCAGG
This window contains:
- a CDS encoding CusA/CzcA family heavy metal efflux RND transporter, which encodes MFDKIIAFSIRNKLVVGASILLLVAAGIYCATRLPIDAQPDITNNQVQIITQVPTLGAQEVEQYITSPIELAIANVPRVIEKRSISRSGLSVITVVFEDNADIFWARQQISEGLKEAQEQIPKDAGAPSLAPITTGLGEIYQYVIHPKAGYEKKYTATDLRTMQDWIVRRQLAGLPGVAEISGWGGYVKQYEVAIDNERLNSLNITVTDIFNALERNNANTGGSYIEQRSNAYFIRGLGQVKTLEDIEHIVVKIRDDAPVVIGDIAKVQYGSANRYGAVTRNGQGEVVAGVVLMLKGENFNKVNKRVKERMAQVQKSLPEGVVIEPFIDRTELVGRAMGTVERNLIEGGLIVVFVLVLLLGNWRAGLVVASVIPLAMLFAVTLMYIFGVSGNLMSLGAIDFGLIVDGAVIIVEAIVHRITGNRQFSHKPQLSQEEMDGEVYAAASKIRDSAAFGEIIILIVYLPLFALVGIEGKMFRPMAQTVAFSILGAFILSLTYVPMASALFLSKKTEHKWNISDRLVHSLHHIYTPVLNAVLHAKKLTVTLSVVLLVLAVWGFSRMGGEFIPTLEEGDLTVEISMMQGTSLSQVIETFGKAERLLKQKFPEINQIVTRIGSAEVPTDPMPFERGDMMLAMKDKDDWTSAENRAEMMEKIKETLANIPGINVEVTQPMQMRFNELMTGIRQDVAIKIYGDDLDILTAQARQTTKLIRSVKGVSEPMIEKVSGLPQVTVAYDRHQIAQYGLNIEDVNTALSTAFAGKVAGVVFEGEKRFEIVLRLSRELRSDITNIENLYVPLPSGNKVPLSQVATIKLEDAPAQISREDGKRRIYVGFNVRDRDVESTVKEIQQLLDSKLKLPAGYYTTYGGQFQNLQEAKGRLAVAVPVALLLILVLLFITFRSVRETLLIFSAVPLAAVGGVAALYLRGMPFSISAGVGFIALFGVAVLNGIVLIGYFNQLAAEGVSDIIERVKKGTEVRLRPVIMTAAVASLGFLPMAISSTAGAEVQRPLATVVIGGLISATLLTLLVLPVLYILFTKDHPVKNFNTMGTALKTITIFLLAGGLLMSSNVQAQESKPLTLEEAISRAKAANPQLRRSALEVSQSQALQGTAFDLAKTDINLTQDPTSGGNIDNSLGISQSFAFPTYYAAQKKVLKAQTAVSEKARVLTERELVKQVTIAYYQLTHARNKRKQLQSQDSLYKQFSERAALRYKTGETSYLEQLSAVNAYKETTLAGKQAAADVLIARRELQQLMATAELPDAVDAPLEKLVTNGGADTSAIARNPQLDYYRQRSTLADAQVKAEQSRYLPDLKIGYNQQLLVGAFNPANIDRNYFPGTRIGGFQVGVAVPLFFGAQRSKVKAARVGQQIAAAEQQNATLLLNKQYNQQLQELEKYLAALDYYDESGLKQAAEQVRIARFAYSKGEIGYVEFIQNMGQALSIRLNYLTALRDYNQAVIELNYLTNQGGK
- a CDS encoding efflux RND transporter periplasmic adaptor subunit, which gives rise to MKLINKYKIIIYLGLTVVTGLLSCSQQPKKEEQPESTEKVRSKTETGITLTKNQLNAVGIRFGTIEQKNLKSVVKASGQLEVPPQNRAEVTLLMGGVVNQVFVLEGQHVNKGQKLASIENNQLIQLQQDYMSAEAGLAYATKEYERQKELNAANAGVGKVFQQSESAYRSEQAKVAALARQLQQVGINPANATKGRFITQIPVFAPISGIIGKIDIQTGSYAEPARSLMNIVDNSKVHCDLVVYEKDLFKVKPGQLVNFILTNQNNREITGKIYGVNQSFENDSKAIIAHAVIEQSAKNNLIQGMYVSALINIGKQDVAAVPTDAVVKSGGKEYIYYLKKTQGETFAFDQAEVVSGAADLGYTEVKLVTSLPKDIKIVTKGAYYILSSQNATGDED